In Paenibacillus phoenicis, one genomic interval encodes:
- a CDS encoding DsbA family protein: MPPKTTKNALAKRKAEQQKLQQQLKRRRLIWFSTVGLLLILIIVVLTIQPKPKPVEFDYAALPVLGQADAPVKIVEFGDYQCPSCKHVNELIKPELVKDYIDQGKVAFYFMNLPFIGSDSFTAALAAQSVYHQSNDAFWKYFDAIFERQGEENNGWASPEFLVNLAKELELPIDYDLLQKDIAEATYQDEVQAQLARGDKLGVDSTPTFFINGIEYAGNLGDYETLKKTIDNELAGE; encoded by the coding sequence ATGCCGCCGAAAACAACAAAGAACGCTTTGGCCAAGCGCAAAGCCGAACAACAAAAGCTGCAGCAGCAATTAAAGAGGAGACGACTGATCTGGTTTTCGACCGTGGGGTTGCTTCTGATTCTGATCATCGTCGTGTTGACGATTCAGCCGAAACCGAAGCCTGTCGAATTTGATTATGCTGCGCTGCCTGTGTTAGGACAAGCTGATGCCCCGGTAAAGATTGTAGAGTTCGGGGATTATCAATGTCCGTCGTGTAAACATGTAAATGAACTGATTAAGCCGGAATTGGTGAAGGATTATATAGATCAAGGTAAAGTCGCTTTTTATTTCATGAATCTGCCGTTTATCGGCTCCGATTCCTTTACGGCCGCGCTGGCCGCTCAATCGGTGTATCATCAAAGCAATGATGCGTTCTGGAAGTATTTCGATGCGATTTTTGAACGCCAGGGGGAGGAGAACAACGGTTGGGCTTCGCCTGAATTTTTGGTCAATCTGGCCAAAGAACTGGAGCTGCCCATCGATTACGACCTGCTGCAGAAAGATATCGCCGAAGCAACGTACCAGGACGAGGTGCAAGCGCAGTTGGCTCGAGGAGACAAGCTGGGCGTAGACAGCACGCCGACGTTCTTCATCAACGGTATTGAATATGCCGGCAACCTAGGCGATTATGAGACGCTGAAGAAGACCATCGATAACGAATTGGCCGGAGAATAA
- a CDS encoding AraC family transcriptional regulator — MPKPTDLVQLTAPPLPYFLECGHTVYQPGDEHPNRRNIGIFDWIVVESGTLYLGEAGQSWSLGAGQSLLLLPDRHHYAVKPCEEPTSFYWLHFHTVCAWQQLPAEEADHLYPDADEHYSRFLASPYSLHLPKAWDLPSPDQTFRLFRQLLESLGERQSRAFWNRQQRFEELLRAMDLRQLESHASPVVTVAEKAEAYIKSNFRSELNSGQMADALHYHYNYITRCMKQVYGMTPNDYLLHYRLEQAKLLLLTTEWPIADIASYVGFNSTPYFSNRFAFKNGCSPREFRKRYMS; from the coding sequence TTGCCGAAACCAACCGACCTGGTGCAGCTGACGGCGCCGCCCTTGCCCTATTTTTTGGAATGCGGACATACCGTATATCAGCCCGGAGACGAACATCCCAACCGGCGGAATATCGGTATTTTTGATTGGATCGTCGTGGAATCTGGCACGTTATACCTCGGGGAGGCGGGGCAATCCTGGAGTCTGGGGGCCGGCCAATCGCTGCTGCTGTTGCCCGATCGGCACCATTACGCGGTGAAGCCGTGCGAAGAGCCTACGTCGTTTTACTGGCTGCATTTTCATACGGTCTGTGCCTGGCAGCAGCTTCCGGCAGAGGAAGCCGATCACCTCTATCCGGACGCGGACGAGCATTACAGCCGTTTCCTGGCTTCGCCATATTCCCTGCATCTGCCGAAAGCGTGGGACCTCCCCTCTCCCGACCAGACGTTCCGCTTGTTCCGGCAGCTGCTGGAGAGCCTAGGGGAACGTCAATCCCGGGCGTTTTGGAACCGGCAGCAGCGGTTCGAGGAGCTGCTTCGTGCGATGGATCTCCGGCAGTTAGAATCACATGCCTCCCCGGTAGTGACCGTTGCGGAAAAGGCTGAAGCCTACATCAAAAGCAATTTCCGTTCGGAGCTCAACAGCGGGCAGATGGCCGATGCGCTGCATTACCACTATAACTACATCACGCGCTGCATGAAGCAGGTGTATGGCATGACGCCCAACGATTACTTGCTGCATTACCGGTTAGAGCAAGCCAAGCTGCTGCTGCTCACCACGGAGTGGCCGATTGCGGATATTGCTTCTTACGTTGGCTTCAACAGCACTCCCTATTTCTCGAACCGGTTTGCCTTCAAAAATGGCTGCTCTCCCCGCGAGTTCCGCAAGCGATATATGTCATGA
- a CDS encoding disulfide oxidoreductase gives MGMMRGFLKDYGIYLAWLVAMVATAGSLYLSEVLHYEPCRLCWFQRIFMYPQVILLGIAAYKNDRQIIPYVLPLSIIGGMISIYHYSEQKIPALAKLLPCKIGVPCNVDYLGQGWLGFITIPFMALVAFVLIVLFLLAAREGKETAEEQ, from the coding sequence ATGGGGATGATGCGGGGGTTTTTGAAGGACTATGGCATCTACCTCGCCTGGCTGGTTGCGATGGTCGCGACGGCGGGCAGCTTGTATCTAAGCGAAGTGCTGCATTATGAGCCGTGCCGGCTGTGCTGGTTCCAGCGGATCTTCATGTACCCGCAGGTCATCTTGCTGGGGATCGCCGCGTATAAGAACGACCGTCAGATCATTCCATACGTGCTTCCGCTCAGCATCATCGGCGGCATGATCTCCATCTATCATTACAGCGAGCAAAAAATCCCGGCGTTAGCCAAGCTGCTTCCCTGCAAAATTGGCGTACCTTGCAACGTCGATTACTTAGGCCAAGGCTGGCTCGGATTTATTACGATTCCGTTTATGGCGCTGGTCGCTTTCGTGCTGATCGTCCTGTTCTTGTTGGCCGCTCGCGAGGGCAAAGAAACTGCTGAGGAACAATAA
- a CDS encoding glycoside hydrolase family 127 protein has translation MKLAGQMPRSERVALNRVNIRDEFWSYYIRLVKDVVVPYQWEALNDRVEGAEPSGAVRNFQIAAGQVQGEYYGLVFQDSDLAKWLEAAAYILEADPNPELAAIADGLIDTMALAQREDGYLNTYYILKEPGKRWTNLTECHELYCAGHLIEAGVAYYRATGKRKLLDVVIKFADYIDSVFGREPGKLPGYDGHQEIELALVKLYEVTGQERYLRLSQYFLEQRGQKPSFFEEELKRRGGQTHWAGHADHVDLTYHQAHLPVREQETAVGHAVRLLYMLTGMADVAALTGDESMLAACRKLWDNIVGKQMYITGGVGSMPQGEAFSFDYDLPNDTVYSETCASIGLIFFAQRMLRISPDSRYANVMERALYNTVVGGMARDGKHFFYVNPLEVDPKACGGANHKFDHIKTVRQEWFGCACCPPNIARLLASLGEYIYTVQGDTVYAHLYIGGEAELQTSGGKVKLTQTTNYPWGGNVRFEVQPEGEGRFTLALRLPDWCPEASLQVNGEVVDLEGALLQDGYIRLARQWCAGDVVELKLAMPVTRMYSHPLVRGNAGKVALQRGPLVYCLEQADNGANLHELVLPREAELHAEYEAELLGGIVTVRTEAVRITRPDWDGGLYSASPRLTEQPAALKFIPYYAWANRGEGEMMVWVRER, from the coding sequence ATGAAGCTAGCCGGGCAAATGCCGCGTTCCGAGCGGGTTGCGCTGAATCGAGTGAACATCCGCGACGAATTTTGGAGTTACTATATCCGTTTAGTGAAGGATGTGGTTGTCCCTTATCAATGGGAGGCATTAAACGATCGGGTGGAAGGAGCCGAACCTAGCGGCGCTGTACGCAATTTTCAAATTGCCGCAGGGCAAGTTCAGGGTGAATATTACGGGCTGGTGTTCCAGGACAGCGATTTGGCGAAATGGCTGGAAGCGGCAGCTTATATTTTGGAAGCGGATCCAAATCCGGAGCTGGCGGCGATCGCCGACGGGTTAATTGACACAATGGCCTTGGCGCAGCGGGAAGACGGGTATTTGAACACGTATTATATCCTGAAGGAGCCGGGCAAGCGCTGGACGAATTTGACGGAATGCCATGAGCTGTATTGCGCGGGACATTTAATCGAAGCGGGAGTCGCCTATTATCGGGCCACAGGCAAAAGAAAGCTGCTCGACGTGGTCATCAAGTTCGCGGATTACATCGACAGCGTGTTTGGCAGGGAGCCCGGCAAGTTGCCGGGGTACGACGGCCATCAGGAAATCGAGCTGGCGCTCGTCAAGCTGTACGAGGTGACCGGACAGGAGCGATATTTGCGTCTAAGCCAATATTTCCTTGAGCAACGGGGGCAGAAGCCTTCCTTCTTCGAGGAAGAACTCAAGCGCCGGGGCGGTCAAACGCACTGGGCAGGGCATGCAGATCACGTTGACCTCACTTACCATCAGGCGCATCTGCCGGTACGGGAGCAGGAGACAGCGGTGGGCCATGCTGTGCGGCTGCTGTATATGTTGACCGGGATGGCCGATGTTGCGGCGTTAACCGGTGACGAGTCGATGCTGGCCGCCTGCCGCAAGCTATGGGACAACATTGTCGGCAAGCAGATGTATATTACCGGCGGGGTGGGCTCCATGCCGCAGGGCGAGGCGTTTTCGTTTGATTACGACCTGCCAAATGACACGGTGTATTCGGAGACTTGCGCTTCCATCGGGTTGATCTTCTTCGCCCAGCGGATGCTGCGGATTTCGCCGGACTCGAGATACGCCAATGTGATGGAGAGGGCTTTATACAACACGGTTGTCGGTGGAATGGCCCGGGACGGCAAGCATTTCTTCTATGTGAATCCGCTGGAAGTCGACCCGAAGGCTTGCGGGGGCGCCAATCATAAGTTTGACCATATAAAAACGGTTCGTCAGGAATGGTTCGGCTGTGCCTGCTGTCCGCCGAACATCGCCCGGCTGCTGGCATCGCTTGGCGAATACATCTATACAGTGCAAGGCGATACGGTATATGCTCATCTCTATATCGGCGGGGAAGCCGAATTGCAAACGAGCGGCGGCAAGGTGAAGCTGACGCAAACGACCAATTACCCTTGGGGTGGAAACGTGCGGTTTGAGGTGCAGCCGGAGGGAGAAGGCCGCTTTACACTGGCGTTGCGGCTGCCGGATTGGTGCCCGGAAGCGAGTCTCCAGGTGAACGGAGAAGTGGTGGACCTGGAGGGAGCTTTGCTTCAGGACGGCTACATCCGGCTGGCGCGGCAATGGTGTGCAGGGGATGTTGTGGAGCTGAAGCTGGCGATGCCGGTGACACGTATGTACAGCCATCCTCTCGTACGTGGAAACGCCGGCAAGGTGGCGCTGCAGCGCGGCCCGCTCGTCTATTGCCTGGAGCAGGCCGACAACGGCGCGAACCTGCATGAGCTGGTGTTGCCGCGGGAGGCCGAGCTTCACGCGGAATACGAAGCCGAACTTCTTGGCGGCATCGTTACCGTGCGGACCGAGGCGGTCCGCATCACCAGGCCGGACTGGGACGGCGGGTTGTACAGCGCGTCCCCGCGTCTGACGGAGCAACCGGCAGCGCTTAAGTTCATCCCGTATTACGCCTGGGCCAATCGCGGCGAAGGGGAAATGATGGTTTGGGTGCGCGAGCGCTAA
- the ptsP gene encoding phosphoenolpyruvate--protein phosphotransferase: MLKIEGIAASAGVAIAKAFKLEHPDYTIHRRDASDSAAELARLDEALAKSQQELEAIKERTLQELGEKKAEIFESHLLILNDPELLTPVRDKITAESVSAEYALNETANEFITMFENMKSAYLKERAADMRDVTKRVLTHLLGLNYVNPADINEEVIVIAEDLTPSDTAQLNRNYVKGFTTNIGGRTSHSAIMARSLEIPAVVGTKEVLDKVNSGDLVIVDGLDGSVIINPTEDVLSEYKAKRDKYLVQIKEWKKLREVQTMSKDGVHVELAANIGTPNDVAGVLENGGEGVGLYRTEFLYMGRTELPSEDVQFNAYKTVLEKMEGKPVVVRTLDIGGDKELPYLNLPKELNPFLGFRAIRLCLEQKDLFRTQLRALLRASVYGTLRIMFPMIATLDEFRAAKALLLEEKEKLQAEGVQVSDEIQLGIMVEIPSTAVLADQFAKEVDFFSIGTNDLIQYTMAADRMNERVSYLYQPYNPSILRLVKMVIDAAHKEGKWAGMCGEMAGDATAIPLLLGLGLDEFSMSATSILPARSQISKLSKAEMEQLAAKALQMQTAEQVVELVRSIEA, from the coding sequence ATGCTTAAGATCGAAGGTATTGCCGCTTCGGCTGGCGTGGCCATCGCCAAAGCTTTCAAGCTGGAGCATCCCGACTATACGATTCATCGTCGGGATGCTTCCGATTCCGCTGCGGAACTGGCACGTTTGGACGAAGCTTTGGCCAAATCTCAACAAGAGCTTGAAGCGATCAAAGAGCGCACGCTTCAAGAGCTTGGTGAGAAGAAAGCGGAGATTTTTGAATCTCATTTGTTGATCTTGAACGACCCTGAGCTGTTGACGCCGGTTCGCGATAAAATTACCGCTGAGAGCGTTAGTGCGGAATACGCTTTGAATGAAACCGCAAATGAATTCATCACGATGTTTGAAAATATGAAAAGCGCCTACCTCAAGGAACGCGCAGCAGATATGCGGGACGTCACCAAGCGTGTGCTTACGCATTTGCTCGGACTGAATTACGTCAATCCGGCTGACATCAATGAGGAAGTCATCGTGATTGCGGAAGACTTGACGCCGTCGGATACGGCACAGTTGAATCGCAATTACGTCAAGGGCTTTACAACGAATATTGGCGGCCGCACGTCGCACTCGGCGATTATGGCCCGCTCGCTGGAAATCCCGGCGGTTGTCGGCACCAAAGAGGTGCTGGACAAGGTAAACAGCGGCGATCTTGTGATCGTGGATGGATTGGACGGCAGCGTCATCATCAATCCGACCGAGGATGTCCTGAGCGAATACAAAGCGAAACGTGATAAGTACCTGGTGCAGATCAAAGAATGGAAGAAGCTGCGCGAGGTGCAGACGATGTCCAAAGACGGCGTTCACGTGGAATTGGCCGCGAACATCGGCACGCCAAACGACGTGGCTGGCGTACTGGAGAACGGCGGTGAAGGGGTAGGCCTGTACCGGACGGAATTCCTGTACATGGGCCGCACAGAGCTGCCTTCAGAGGATGTTCAATTTAATGCTTACAAGACCGTGCTGGAAAAAATGGAAGGCAAGCCGGTTGTTGTCCGCACGTTGGATATCGGCGGCGATAAAGAGCTGCCGTATTTGAATTTGCCGAAGGAACTGAACCCGTTCCTGGGCTTCCGAGCGATTCGCCTGTGCCTGGAGCAGAAGGACTTGTTCCGCACGCAGCTGCGCGCCTTGCTTCGCGCCAGCGTATACGGCACATTGCGTATCATGTTCCCAATGATCGCAACATTGGATGAATTCCGTGCGGCGAAGGCGCTGCTCCTGGAAGAGAAGGAGAAGCTGCAAGCCGAAGGCGTTCAAGTCTCCGACGAGATCCAACTCGGCATTATGGTGGAGATTCCTTCGACTGCGGTCCTGGCCGATCAGTTCGCCAAAGAAGTGGACTTCTTCAGTATTGGTACCAACGACCTTATTCAATATACAATGGCAGCCGATCGCATGAACGAACGCGTATCTTATTTGTACCAGCCATATAACCCATCGATTTTACGCTTGGTGAAAATGGTCATCGATGCAGCGCACAAAGAAGGCAAGTGGGCCGGCATGTGCGGCGAAATGGCTGGCGATGCAACGGCGATTCCGTTGCTGCTCGGACTTGGGCTGGACGAATTCAGCATGAGCGCGACTTCGATCCTGCCGGCTCGTTCGCAAATCTCCAAGCTGTCCAAAGCGGAAATGGAGCAGCTGGCGGCGAAGGCGCTGCAAATGCAGACGGCTGAACAAGTCGTCGAGCTGGTTCGCTCTATCGAAGCATAA
- a CDS encoding MFS transporter, which translates to MKTDLAINTAQKASVNVSPAVPEASEEPNTAILLSAEKSPTTAPNLGYRRSFAIILTSVVLLSFGGKLYEIILPLMMYDITHSSVAMSSMKTAELLPNFFFAIFIGVLVDRVNKKRWILWMIGLQAMLLLAFAVLFRSGIHLLPVYYAIGFLLMTLNYGYFNAEVSLIKLSVPVRELTSANAKLSFAETFVGIMGPALSGLILMLSDISDGLLITSFCYLICMGLFTRLKLAEKKETPRQSRFAAEFLEGWRAFCVNKPLVLMTVFVVFLNCTYTVISTTSIYYAKDDLGLSSSLLAVVLSASGAGGLAGSLLLSRLRQSWGLGKVFGASILLNVIAYLLLFLIDGLVMFAVALFLSGFAATLYSVSVYAFRQEQTPAPLMGRIAGITGTCFRIGMPIAVYASGWVIAWWGTSVIFITCAIWNLIVLAVYVRTRLWNVQ; encoded by the coding sequence ATGAAAACCGATCTCGCCATAAACACCGCTCAGAAAGCATCCGTTAACGTTAGCCCGGCCGTCCCAGAGGCGTCAGAGGAACCTAACACGGCCATACTCCTATCTGCTGAAAAAAGCCCCACTACTGCACCAAACCTCGGCTATCGCCGCTCGTTTGCGATCATTTTGACAAGCGTCGTGCTGTTAAGCTTCGGGGGGAAGCTCTATGAAATCATCCTTCCGCTGATGATGTACGACATTACCCATTCCTCTGTGGCCATGAGCAGTATGAAAACCGCGGAGCTGCTGCCCAACTTCTTCTTCGCCATCTTCATCGGCGTCTTAGTTGACCGCGTCAACAAAAAACGCTGGATCCTCTGGATGATCGGGCTGCAGGCGATGCTGCTCCTTGCCTTTGCCGTCTTGTTCCGAAGCGGGATTCATCTGCTGCCGGTCTATTACGCCATCGGCTTCCTGCTGATGACGCTGAATTATGGATATTTTAATGCCGAAGTCAGCCTTATCAAGCTGAGTGTCCCGGTCCGGGAACTGACAAGCGCCAATGCCAAGCTGAGCTTTGCCGAAACGTTTGTTGGCATTATGGGGCCAGCGTTGTCCGGTCTGATCCTGATGTTATCCGACATCTCCGATGGATTGCTCATCACGTCGTTCTGTTACCTGATATGCATGGGGTTATTTACTAGACTAAAATTGGCGGAGAAAAAAGAAACCCCGCGGCAATCCCGATTCGCCGCGGAGTTTCTGGAGGGCTGGCGCGCCTTTTGCGTGAACAAGCCGCTCGTGTTGATGACCGTGTTCGTCGTGTTTCTAAACTGTACGTACACGGTGATCAGTACGACATCGATCTACTACGCCAAGGACGATCTGGGATTGTCCTCGTCCCTGCTAGCCGTTGTACTCTCGGCTTCAGGTGCCGGAGGTCTTGCCGGAAGCTTGCTGCTCAGTCGGTTAAGACAATCCTGGGGCCTGGGCAAGGTGTTTGGCGCATCCATCTTGCTGAACGTCATCGCTTATCTCCTTCTGTTTCTTATCGATGGCCTCGTGATGTTTGCAGTCGCCCTTTTCCTATCCGGATTTGCCGCGACCTTGTACAGCGTGTCGGTGTACGCCTTCCGCCAAGAGCAGACGCCGGCGCCGCTGATGGGACGAATCGCCGGAATTACCGGGACCTGCTTCCGGATCGGCATGCCTATCGCCGTCTACGCTTCCGGTTGGGTCATCGCCTGGTGGGGCACAAGCGTGATCTTTATCACCTGCGCGATATGGAATCTGATCGTCCTGGCCGTTTACGTGCGAACCCGGCTGTGGAACGTTCAGTGA
- the ptsG gene encoding glucose-specific PTS transporter subunit IIBC — translation MFKRLFGVLQRVGKALMLPVALLPAAGLLLGIGNMLVSPEFLNLVPALDNHAVHAVATVMMNAGQIVFTNLALLFAVGVAVGLAGGEGVAGLAAIIGYLVMNVTMGTVIGVVPSMIGTDPAYANVLGIPTLATGVFGGIIVGILAAAMYNRFFRIELPSYLGFFAGKRFVPIMTAATSVLLGLMMVVVWPPIQTGLNLASHFMLEQNRTLSAFIFGVVERALIPFGLHHIFYSPFWFEFGEYINSAGQLVRGDQSIFMAQLRDGVPFTAGTFMTGKFPFMMFGLPAAALAIYHEARPEHKKYVAGIMGSAALTSFLTGITEPLEFSFLFVAPALFAVHTIFAGLSFMTMHLLGTKIGMTFSGGLIDFLIFGVIPNRTPWWNVIIVGLILAVIYYFGFRYVIRKFNLKTPGREDQVADEEGAAGGATSQDDLPHNILSALGGQENIVHLDACITRLRVEVKDKSNVNKDQLKKLGASGVLEVGNNIQAIFGTRSDTIKSQIADIMSGKTPRPAENSEAAVKTEEVKPAEVEQQAAQDGDAIIKEDIVMPVDGELMDISNVPDPVFSERMTGDGFAVLPHDGVIGSPVYGKVFNVFPSKHAIGIMSDGGKEVLVHIGVNTVKLKGQGFNVLVKEGDLVAAGQPILEVDLDYVKEHAPSIISPIVFSNLPEGASVKLNKTGKLSKGEADIVTIK, via the coding sequence ATGTTTAAGCGTTTGTTTGGGGTTTTACAGCGGGTAGGTAAAGCGCTGATGCTTCCGGTAGCTCTTCTTCCGGCGGCAGGCCTGCTGCTCGGGATCGGTAATATGCTGGTCAGCCCTGAGTTCCTAAATTTGGTTCCCGCATTGGATAACCACGCTGTTCATGCTGTAGCTACAGTCATGATGAACGCCGGCCAAATCGTCTTTACGAACCTGGCCTTGCTGTTTGCAGTTGGCGTCGCCGTTGGTTTGGCAGGCGGTGAAGGGGTTGCCGGTCTGGCTGCCATTATCGGGTACCTCGTCATGAACGTGACGATGGGGACGGTCATTGGCGTGGTGCCGTCGATGATCGGAACCGATCCGGCCTATGCCAATGTACTTGGTATTCCAACGCTGGCAACGGGGGTATTCGGCGGTATTATCGTGGGTATCCTGGCTGCCGCAATGTATAACCGGTTCTTCCGGATTGAGCTTCCGTCTTACCTCGGCTTCTTCGCCGGGAAACGGTTCGTGCCGATTATGACGGCCGCTACTTCAGTTCTGCTCGGTTTGATGATGGTTGTCGTATGGCCACCGATCCAAACCGGATTAAACTTGGCTTCCCACTTTATGTTGGAGCAAAATCGGACGTTGTCCGCGTTTATTTTCGGGGTGGTCGAACGGGCGTTAATTCCGTTTGGTCTGCACCATATCTTCTACTCGCCGTTCTGGTTCGAGTTCGGCGAATACATCAATAGCGCAGGTCAGCTCGTGCGCGGGGACCAATCAATCTTCATGGCTCAGCTGCGTGACGGCGTGCCGTTTACAGCCGGTACATTTATGACCGGTAAATTCCCGTTCATGATGTTTGGTTTGCCTGCCGCTGCGCTGGCGATTTACCACGAAGCTCGTCCAGAGCATAAGAAATATGTGGCCGGGATTATGGGCTCGGCAGCATTGACTTCCTTCTTGACAGGGATTACGGAACCGCTGGAGTTCTCGTTCCTGTTCGTTGCACCGGCGTTGTTTGCCGTTCATACGATTTTCGCAGGTTTGTCCTTCATGACCATGCATCTCCTGGGAACGAAGATCGGGATGACCTTCTCCGGCGGTTTGATCGACTTCCTGATTTTCGGGGTGATTCCAAACCGGACACCTTGGTGGAACGTCATCATCGTTGGTCTGATCCTGGCGGTCATCTACTATTTCGGTTTCCGTTACGTGATTCGCAAGTTTAACCTGAAAACGCCGGGCCGCGAAGATCAAGTTGCCGATGAGGAAGGTGCAGCTGGAGGAGCAACTTCTCAGGACGATTTGCCGCATAATATCTTATCCGCGCTGGGCGGTCAAGAGAATATCGTTCACCTGGATGCCTGCATCACCCGGCTGCGTGTTGAAGTTAAGGATAAATCGAACGTCAACAAGGATCAGCTCAAGAAGCTGGGCGCTTCCGGTGTGCTTGAAGTAGGCAACAACATCCAAGCGATCTTCGGAACGCGTTCCGACACGATCAAATCGCAAATTGCCGATATTATGAGCGGCAAGACACCGCGGCCTGCGGAAAACTCCGAAGCAGCTGTGAAGACCGAAGAAGTTAAACCTGCTGAAGTGGAACAACAAGCGGCCCAAGACGGCGACGCGATCATCAAGGAAGATATCGTGATGCCGGTGGACGGTGAGCTGATGGACATTTCCAATGTACCTGATCCGGTGTTCTCGGAACGAATGACCGGCGACGGATTTGCAGTGCTTCCGCACGACGGCGTGATTGGTTCCCCGGTTTACGGGAAAGTATTTAACGTCTTCCCAAGCAAGCATGCCATCGGCATCATGTCGGACGGCGGGAAAGAAGTGCTGGTGCACATCGGCGTAAATACCGTCAAGCTGAAAGGCCAAGGCTTTAATGTACTGGTGAAGGAAGGGGATCTGGTCGCTGCTGGACAACCGATCCTGGAAGTGGACCTGGATTATGTGAAAGAGCATGCACCATCCATCATTTCGCCAATCGTCTTCTCGAACCTGCCAGAGGGCGCGTCCGTGAAGCTGAACAAAACCGGCAAGCTGTCCAAAGGCGAAGCCGACATCGTCACCATCAAGTAA
- the glcT gene encoding glucose PTS transporter transcription antiterminator GlcT yields the protein MNSLRVAKVLNNNVIIANHPEHGEVVVIGKGIGFNRKTGDSISLEAVEKMFILTNQQEQEQYKQLVHQVDEQLIEIIGEIIMYISGKTQTELNEHIHIALTDHLAFAIKRAEQDIAFHNPFLFETKEIYPLEYELAEYAICLIKERLGIDLGEDEIGFVALHINSAITNRHISEVRGHAQLIADLVGIIEKELRFSILRNSLDYSRLLTHLRFAIERIRRGEQVGEVDKLELLLKQEYPVLYSLAYKLTKVMEQRLKLPVYKAEVSYLTMHLHRVAPANLQ from the coding sequence GTGAACAGCCTGCGCGTGGCCAAAGTGTTGAATAACAATGTCATCATCGCAAATCATCCGGAGCATGGCGAGGTCGTTGTCATCGGCAAAGGCATCGGATTTAACCGAAAAACGGGAGATTCCATTTCGCTGGAAGCCGTCGAGAAGATGTTTATCCTTACGAACCAGCAGGAGCAGGAGCAATACAAGCAACTCGTGCACCAGGTGGATGAACAGCTGATCGAGATCATCGGCGAAATTATTATGTATATTTCCGGGAAAACTCAAACCGAGCTTAATGAGCATATTCACATCGCGTTAACTGACCACTTGGCGTTTGCGATAAAACGGGCGGAGCAGGACATCGCGTTTCATAATCCATTTTTGTTCGAGACGAAGGAAATTTATCCGCTGGAATATGAATTGGCGGAATATGCCATTTGTTTGATCAAGGAGAGGCTGGGCATTGATCTTGGTGAAGACGAAATTGGCTTCGTTGCGCTTCACATCAACAGCGCCATCACCAACCGTCACATCAGCGAGGTCCGCGGACATGCCCAGTTGATCGCCGATTTGGTAGGCATCATCGAGAAGGAGCTTCGCTTCTCGATCCTCCGCAATTCGCTGGACTATTCGCGTCTGCTCACCCATTTGCGGTTCGCGATCGAGCGGATTCGGCGGGGAGAGCAAGTCGGCGAAGTCGACAAGCTGGAATTGCTGCTCAAGCAGGAGTATCCTGTGTTGTATTCGCTTGCCTATAAATTGACAAAAGTTATGGAGCAACGGCTCAAGCTGCCGGTTTATAAGGCAGAGGTTAGTTATTTAACCATGCATTTACACCGTGTGGCTCCGGCAAATCTTCAATAG
- a CDS encoding HPr family phosphocarrier protein, which translates to MERMFKITDEDGIHARPATALVNTANKFKGAESFAEAGGKKVTLKSILGVLSLGLEQGDSLKLIVEGEEAEAALQALTEVMVNEGLGEVNA; encoded by the coding sequence ATGGAAAGAATGTTCAAAATTACGGATGAAGACGGAATTCATGCACGCCCGGCAACGGCTCTGGTGAACACTGCTAACAAATTCAAGGGGGCCGAATCCTTCGCTGAAGCCGGCGGCAAGAAAGTGACCCTGAAATCGATTCTCGGCGTACTGTCCTTGGGTCTGGAACAAGGCGATTCGCTGAAGCTGATCGTTGAAGGCGAAGAGGCCGAGGCAGCACTTCAAGCGCTCACCGAAGTGATGGTTAACGAAGGGCTTGGAGAAGTGAATGCTTAA